From Hyla sarda isolate aHylSar1 chromosome 5, aHylSar1.hap1, whole genome shotgun sequence, a single genomic window includes:
- the TXNL4A gene encoding thioredoxin-like protein 4A, with protein MSYMLPHLHNGWQVDQAILSEEDRVLVIRFGHDWDPTCMKMDEVLYSIAEKVKNFSVIYLVDITEVPDFNKMYELYDPCTVMFFFRNKHIMIDLGTGNNNKINWAMEDKQEMIDIVETVYRGARKGRGLVVSPKDYSTKYRY; from the exons ATGTCTTATATGCTTCCACATTTGCACAATGGCTGGCAAGTTGACCAGGCCATTCTTTCCGAGGAAGACCGTGTGTTGGTAATCCGCTTTGGACACGACTGGGATCCAACATGTATGAAGATGGATGAAGTATTGTACAGCATAGCTGAGAAG GTAAAAAACTTTTCTGTGATATATCTGGTGGATATAACAGAAGTACCAGATTTTAACAAAATGTACGAGTTATATGATCCCTGTACAGTCATGTTCTTCTTCAG GAACAAGCACATTATGATAGATTTAGGCACGGGAAACAACAACAAGATTAACTGGGCAATGGAGGACAAACAGGAGATGATTGATATTGTAGAAACTGTGTACAGAGGGGCCAGAAAAGGCAGAGGTCTAGTCGTGTCTCCGAAAGACTACTCCACAAAGTACAGATACTGA